DNA from marine bacterium B5-7:
GCCGCCCATTTATGCGCAAGGATCGCAAGCAACATCACAAAAGCAATCGATACATGTTCCGTTAAGCCTAGTGCTGCACCCGCCAGAAAACTATGCAGCGACAACATCAACACGGCAATCACAGCAAAACGTTTACTAGACTCACCTTGATGATGCTGAATTTCTCGTTCAATGTGCTCGAGCAACAGCAAGACAAGAAATACCACACCCGCTAAGAAGAAAGCCAGCGGGAAATGAAAACCCTGCTGATAAAAATCACGCGCAGCATCGGCTAACATATGCATTAAACCTGCGCCGAGAAAAACGCCGACGGCAAGCGATTCGCCAATCGGAAAATCAAAATCATGGGCATTATGGATTTTCTTTAGAAAAGGATAAGCTCCGGCCAGCAGCGCTACACCGAAGGTGGTGAATATGGCAATGATGATGAGTAGTGACATAAAAACCTCGTGTCAGCGAATTTCTATCGCTTGGTTAGGGATGAGTGCCTTAAAAAACAAATCCACAGGGTAACACATCACATCCCCTTTCCTCAGTATCTCTTTTCCTCGGTATAATAGCACGCACTGCGCCTCAGGATAATCTTTTTTAAATTCATTGAGTCCTTTCAGGTCTTGCTGGTTCACGTTCGTTGTATGTTTCACTTCAATCGCACAAAAACCCAACTCTCCATACATCACAAAATCAACTTCTAAACCCGATTTCGTCCGCCAATAGAATAATTTTCCTTCCGCCTCTGAATAGTCTATCCAAGCACGCAAATGCTGGGCAACCAAGGTCTCTAACGCAATGCCACCCAACTCTTCCTGAAAATCCAACGGACCTTTCGGGCGAATCGCACGATAAACACCCGCATCAAAATAATAAAATTTTGGTTTTACCACCAAGATACGTTTTGCGCGTTTAGAAAAAACCGGCACTTTAAACGCAAGTAACAAATCTTCTAAAATCGATACATAATTCTCAACCGACTTACCACTCACACCACACTCTCGTGCGATGTTAGAATAGTTCAACACATTACCCTGAGAAAAACTAATAATTTCTAGAAACTGCGCAAACTCATCAACATTACGCACCAAGCCTTCCATTTGAACTTCTTCTTTCATGTATAATGCGAGGTATGCTTTTAAATCTGCATTGGCTGTTTCAGACTGATATATCAGTGGCAGCATACCAAAATGCAAGGCTTTATCTAAAGAAAAATTCTCATCCAATTCACACGCCATAAAAGGATGCATATGCGTGAGTAATGCACGTCCACCCAATAAATCGACACCATCGCGTTTCAATTTACGTGCGCTGGAACCCGTTAAAATAAATTGGCGACTTTTGTCTTCTTCAATCAGTGCATGCACCAAACTTAATAGGCTAGGTACTTTTTGAATTTCATCGATGAGAAAAACATGTGGGCCCGTCTTAGCCTCAACGGCTTCACGCAAACGCCCAGGATGCGATTTGTAGCTGCGATACACCTCTGGCTCTAATAAGTCGATGACAGTAGCATCCGCATGCAGATGCTTAACCCAGGTAGATTTACCCGTGCCCCGAGGTCCAAACAGGAAATAACTCTTGCCAGGAGGATGGAAAACTCGAACTACTGATTCCATTTTGCCTTCCTTTTTTGAATTAGCACTTCGAAAAAGGATAGTTTATTTGGGCGAAAATAGCAAGAAAACCAAAAAAGACACTAAAATGGTCATCTCGGGCTTTTGCCATCCATAGCACTGTCATCAAAGATGGGGCAGACTAGCTCGGTTTAAAGCTTGGGATAGAAAGATAACGCTCTGCCACGTCATACATTCTCTTTGCATCCTGAAAGTTTGCATCTACCGGGGGAAACCACTCCGCCGTTTTATCAGTAAATTTATCTGCACGGAGTTTCTCTGCTTTCTCTAGTTGATGCGCCGCTTCGGCAAGCACATCCGCCGCGTCATCATGATCACCCACTTCTATATGCTTCCGCAGCAAATCAAGTGACTCAAGCGATCCATTCACCTCAAATTCAAACAACCTATCGCTACCAGGCGTATGAATGCTATCAATTTGTCTGAGCTCAAACTCACGAGCAACGCTTAGTCCCCAACGAGCATCTTCGGATATTGCTCGCCATGTTTTAGGCGGCTTTTCTAATGCTTTCGAATTTACTTTGGGCACGGTGTGGGTAGTGCGTTGTGGTGCGGTTGATCGAATCATTGCAGTCAGTAGTCGTAAGGTGGAAGTTGGCATCATATTTCCTTGATTATTTTTACAGAGAAAATTGGTAGGCACGAGTGGTTTCGAACCACCGACCCCCACCATGTCAAGGTGGTGCTCTACCCCTGAGCTACGTGCCTACGAAGCGCTAGAGATTACCATTCTGGGCGCACACCTTCAAGCGCCAAGGCTATCATTAGGTTACAGCCTAATGATTTTAGTATTTTTATTGGGTTGCAGCCTAATGAAGTTTGGTCTATTATTAGGTTATAACCTAATGGATCTATTCATATGCTCTCAAAGATACTAGAAACACAAAAAATAATACTAGAAGATTTCCAGGCAACCCCTTTCTTTGCTAGAGACTGCTTTGCGGATTTCCACCTGGATAATCAAATCACGGGCTTAATGGGTAGCCGCGGGATAGGGAAAACAACTTTTCTGTTGCATGCTGCAATTCAAGCGGACGCCCTATCAGGCAATGCTGTCTATCTATCTGCCGACAGCTTCCACTTATCGACAGGTGGATTATTAGCGCTTGCCGATCAACTCTACAAAGAAACCGATTGTCGCATGTTATGTATCGACGAAATTCACAAATATCCAAACTGGCAACAAGAATTAAAAAATATTGCGGACACCTACCGGCAATTTAAAATTTTATTTACCAGCAGCTCAATGATCGATATCGTCAGTAGCGCCTACGATTTATCACGTCGTGTCACGTTACACCACTTGTATGGCTTATCTTTTCGTGAATATTTAGCTTTTTATCATGACATTCACTGTCCTCGCATCACATTAGATGAGTTATTGACGTCGCATATTTCTATTGCCAATGCATTGAAGGTGCCCCAGCTATTAAAACACTTCCATCATTATTTTTCTTTCGGTTACTACCCATTTTTTAAAATATTTACACACAATTTTGGAAAAACACAAGCAATTGAAAATGCAACACAGAAGACAATTTACGAAGATATCGCGACCTTACATAACTTACGCACACCAACATTATTGGTGATAGAAAAGTTATTTCAATACATCACGCACTCTTTACCTGGTGAAATGAGCGTATCCAAACTCGCAAGTCACCTCGGAAAAGATTTTGATAGCGTGAGCACTTATTTGGATTATCTAGAAAAATCCGGCTTAATTCATTGCTTGTACCCCATGCAATCGGGCAAAGCACGGCTACGCAACCCACTCAAAATGTACCCAGAAAATAGTAATTTAATTTATACCAGTATACGAGCAGAAAAAGATGATGCTGTTATTGGTAAGGTGCGAGAAACGTTTGCGATCAATCAACTTCACAATGCGGGGCATGCAGTTTTCTACAGTAAAGTGGGTGACATACAAATAAAAGAAGCAATTTTTGAGATTGGTGGGCGTAATAAAACCGACAAACAGATTAAAGGTGTTTATAATGCTTATGTGCTCGCGGACGGCATTCTGAGCGGTAATAAAAATATTATTCCGTTGTTTTTGTTGGGGTTGCTGGGGTAGCAGTTTGGCTTAAATAACACTAGGCGTGATGTTCCCATCACCATCAACCGATGCATTACCATCAGCAAACGTGAGTGTGATATCACCGCTATTAACATAGTAATTGACAACCGTCACCGTATCCTCGCCTTGCGTAATAATCAGGTTGTCGCCAAGGCCACCATCGCTCCTTCCTCCAGTCACATCGGCCACATTAATGCCAGAGAATCGTAGGGTATCCTCGCCAAATTCGCCTGCATCTGTGACAATATCCGTACCGAAGTCTGCGCTAAAGATAAAGGTATCATCCCCATCACCACCCTTCATAAAGTCTTTGCCTGAACCAGATCTCAGTTGATCGTTGCCAGCACCGCCGTCTAATGTATAGCCTACTGTTGAGACACCCGCAATTAGCGTATCATCCCCTGCACCACCACTAAAAATCGTAGATGCCGCTTGCGTCGCACTACCTGCACCGATTAATACATCATTGCCATCACCCGCCATCACTGTAAAGATCAAGGTTCCGTTTAAATACTGAGGAAAAGTCGTTAACCATTCACTCAAATCAAAACTATCCACATTATCCAGACTATTGTTTAGAAACATTGTTTGCATATTTTTATTGGTCATTGATGCAATCTCCGAACTTGAGAATCCCGATGCATCGATACTAAAACTAGTACCAGCCTCTATAAAACCAGCATCAAACCATTCGATACTAGTAAGATCAAATACCCCTAACAATCCTCCCGTCGCATTATTAGTCATTGTAAATTGATAATCAGTTCCATCCGTCAAAAAGTGTTGTGTGAAAGAAAAATTATACACGTCACTAACCGACAAAGAATCGCTACCATCACCACCGGCCATAATAAAATGTGTGCCAGCGTCTTCGATCAATAAATCAGAAGCAACCGTCATGATGTTATCCGCGCTAGTACCTGTCACGGTATATGTATTACCAACTGCCAGATCATCATTAGCATCATCTTTTGTCGCAGTGCTTAAGGTGAGATTATCCGTTGTCATCGTGACAATACCATCCGGCGTACCTTGTGGAACACGTTCATAAGCACTAACACCAGCATCTGCTAGAATCTGAGTCACCAGTGACTGCGGCATATCTACGTAATATAAGGTACCCTCATCATCCCCATCGCTGTAGACCACACGCGTCACACCATTACCTAAATCATCTGCTGAATGAATCGTCGCATTCTTTGAGATGAATCCAGCATAGACTTGCAAGTCCGACAGAAAAGAGGCATCTAGGTTCTGCAATAATGTCCCCGCCTCATCCAAATTGTTAAGCACATGCGTATCACCCACCACAAAACCTTCGCCAGCATCCAACCCCTCTTTTCCGTTAAAGGGTAAATACTCGCCCGTTTCTTCATTAAGGAAATAAATCATTTTAGTCGATGGGTTATAGAAAAAATCAAGGTTCCCATCATTTTCAATCGCCAGTTTCACCGCCTCAGCTAATACATCTTTCCCGATGGTAGATGGCGGCATACCCAGCTTCGTTAAGACCGCCAACAATTTTGCCTCAACAGCATCCGGCGTTAAATTATCAGAATCTAAACCTAGATCTGTCGAAATCTTATAAAGTGCTTTGTCTGCATTTGCTTTTAATGAAGAGATCATGTCCGGTGCATCGTTCTGTACGTTCCCCCAAATATCATTGAGATTACTTGCAGTGCCAAACTGTGACTGATAAATATCTTGGTAGTATGTACCACTAGATATATGATACTGCGAAGCATCCAACGTACCATTAGCTATCACGTGTTGAAAATCGATGAGAGGCACTGTTGTGCCATCGGAAGAGATGATCAACAAGGTTTGCGTAATAGGGTCATAAGAAAACTGAGGATTAGCAGTGCCACCTGGGGCCATCATTGTCTGCATCGCACTCAACCCCTCTGGTGTTACGAGGTTTTTTATCACGAAAGCAATTTGTTTTTGTTGAATCGTTAAGGGTTCATTCTCGTCGAGGCCAACGAAATCAGACCCGAATAAATTAATCAAACCACGCATAGCAGGCGTATCCAAACCGGGAGAATCCAGTGCCAGCTTTACCCCTGGTGCATCAGCCATGAAGAGAGTACGTTCCATGAGATAAATATACCCTGTAAATGCCCCCACGCCTTCTTTAATTGAAAAAAGGTGAGTAAAATCAATCTCACCTGCGTTAGGCCCAACAGACAGCTTGTCTAAAAACGTTTCGAGACCCTCTGCAAATTTTGCGGTCGTTGACTGGAACGTTTCACTATCATTTGATTCAAAATATAGTTTTCCCGTTTTACCATCAACCAAGACATTGGACCCAAATGTTTTTCCTAAATCCTGCATCGTAATCAATTTTATCAAATGACCATCGGCTGATTCCACATAAAATGTTTTGCTCACTTTGTCGTATTTTAAAAGGCCCTCTGTTGGACCTGAATTAAAAGGTTCAAATAAGTCCCCTACCCTAATAAATTTTTGATAGACTTCATTTTCCAGTAGGCTTCCTGTCACATTTCCTTGTGATACATTATAATAGCCATGCTCATCAAGAGAGAAGTTCTGCTTCGAAAATAGTAGTTCAAAATCTTTAAATGCTTTGCCTCGCGCGTCAACTGATAACAGATTCGTTTCTGAAGTCAATCCATCTCTTGCTTCGATCGCCGTTTTTAAGTGACTTTCTGCATCTGCTAAGGCCTTCTTATTTTCAGTCAGTCGATCCAGTAGATCAGTTATTGAGAAGAAACCATGTTCTGGCCTTGACTCTCCTGAAAGAATAAATTTTAGCCGACTCAAAGCCGGTAGTTCGCTATCAATCTGAGTCTGTAATCCCGCTAAATAAACGTTATTAACTGAGGAAGTTGCATTCAAGTCCTCTAACTCAGCATATTTCGCTTTAATATTATTAACCAGCGCAAGCTCATGCTTCCTTAACGTGGCATTTTCTTTCGCCAAGATTTCATTTGTGTATGCCAGTTCGTCCATTTTAGAGAGAAGTTTTGCTTGTTTACTATTGGCTGAAGCAAAGAGTTCTTCGATCTCTGTTTTATTATAGTTCTTAACATTATATGGGCCAAGCTCTCTCGCTGCCTCGAAAGAAAGCTCACCTTCTTTAGATTTCAGCTCCAAAATTTCTAGCTCCAAGGCATCACGCTTTGCTTCTAGTGTTGCTTGTTTTTCTTTTGAAGTCTTATATTTCTCGTCTAAGCTTGCCATATCTGGTTCTGAAGACCGGATATTAGCTAACTCATTTTCTAAAGCCGTAATTTTAACTGTTAATTTATCAACCTTACCCTCGTCGTCCGTAGGTGAAGCTAAGTTCTTCTCTGTTGTAAGTTGCGTTAAATGTTCTTCAGCACCCTTATATATATTGCTCAGCGACGCCTTCATCCATGCGGCAAGCGTCATAAAATCTGCTGCATCACCATCTTCATTTTTATTCCCTACATTATTCACCCCACCCTGAATCTTAACCAATAATACTTCTAAATCCTCAGCCAATGCCGGATTCATTTCTGTAACTATTGCGAAGGCCTGCTCGAATGCACCAGGTAATGCAGACACATCAAGGGACTGTTGTTCAGAAGCTTCTCGCATCTGAAGAACCGCATCCTCCACATTCTTCATCGCCTCAACCATTTCTTCATCATTGGTGACTTCATGAATGCGATTTTCGATCGCGGTTAGTACGACACCACCATTTTCTGCTTCTTCCACATATTCAATAGGCTTACTGCCAGCGCTCGATGCTTCGCTAGATTCTTCCTCTTTTTCTACTGTATTCTGTCTTCCATTATTTTCATTGCTGCTAGCACCCGTATCATTATCCTTTTGTGAAATAAAAACTTCGTTGTTATCATTCAGTCGCAGTTGCACCGGATTAGATGATGCGCCCATCACTTCCACCACCACCTCACGTGCGCTGCCCGTGTCTAAATTTTTTGAATGTGTTTCGAAGGTTAAACTTTCTAGTACGCGCTCATAAGCTTCAACTGGGGCATCCCCTTTGAGATGCAATTTTCCGCCGGAATAACTCACGTTAAGACCGTACGCTTTGGATACGTGCAAGATATCACCCAGATCACCATGGCGAACTTCGACCGTTGCAGATGAAAGCTGTTTGGCTGAGGTATCAATATTAATGTCGCTAAATACCTTCAGCGGCATACGATACGCTTCACTCAATGAATTGGCTGAGGCACGTGCATCAACAGTCGTTTGGCTTAAATCAATCACAATGGATATCCTTCTTATTGCATATACCTATAAGTATAGCCCCCAAAGGGGAAAATGCATGACCAAAAAGGTATCAACATTGCCTTTTCTTTTGCCCTCATCCGTATTTTTCTATAAGCTTCGCGGATGTCTGCTCAGCCACGCCAATCAACCCATTTCGCCCATCAACTCTATGGTCCGGCCATGGCCTTGTGTGTGGCAGATACTGCAAGACAACACGACAGCATCAGCCTAGTTATCCTGCCAAACACACAACAAGCAGAACAGTTTAGCGCTGAATTGCGGGCAGTGTCTGATCTCCCCGTTTGGCTCATGCCGGATTGGGAAATTCTGCCTTATGATCGTTTTTCCCCCCATCAAGATATTATCTCTGAACGCCTGCAATTATTGATGCAACTGCAACAAACAAAAACGGGTATTTGCGTAGTGGCTATTAATACGCTCATGCACCGTTTAGCACCACCCGCATTTTTACAACAGCATGCGCTGTGCTTAAAAGCGGGAGACACGCGTAACTTACAAGCTTGGGCAGAACAACTGACTCATGCCGGCTATCGTGCAAGCACCCAAGTGATCGATCATGGTGAGTTTGCAGTACGTGGTGCCATCCTTGATGTATTCCCGATGGGTTGCGAACAGCCCTTTCGTATCGATTGGTTTGATGATGAAATCGATAGCATCCGGCACTTTGATCCGGAGACACAACGTTCAACCGATAAGGTCGATGAAATTCGCCTACTACCTGCCCATGAATTTCCATTTAACGACGATAGCATCGCGAAATTTCGGCAACATTGGCGGGAAACATTTGCAGGCAACCCCTTGCAAACCCCTATATATCAAGATGTTTCTGAGGGATTATGCCCCGCAGGAATTGAATATTATTTGCCGCTGTTTTTTGAAAAAACTGCGACGCTTTTTG
Protein-coding regions in this window:
- a CDS encoding zinc transporter — its product is MSLLIIIAIFTTFGVALLAGAYPFLKKIHNAHDFDFPIGESLAVGVFLGAGLMHMLADAARDFYQQGFHFPLAFFLAGVVFLVLLLLEHIEREIQHHQGESSKRFAVIAVLMLSLHSFLAGAALGLTEHVSIAFVMLLAILAHKWAASFSLAVQINKSDLSTKTGVWLFLLFAIMTPMGVLFGQTITYTLMHMPLLAPIFTALAAGTFLYFGSLHGLKQSVLVEKCCNLKHFIFVNLGFLLMAVIALTL
- a CDS encoding ATPase — translated: MESVVRVFHPPGKSYFLFGPRGTGKSTWVKHLHADATVIDLLEPEVYRSYKSHPGRLREAVEAKTGPHVFLIDEIQKVPSLLSLVHALIEEDKSRQFILTGSSARKLKRDGVDLLGGRALLTHMHPFMACELDENFSLDKALHFGMLPLIYQSETANADLKAYLALYMKEEVQMEGLVRNVDEFAQFLEIISFSQGNVLNYSNIARECGVSGKSVENYVSILEDLLLAFKVPVFSKRAKRILVVKPKFYYFDAGVYRAIRPKGPLDFQEELGGIALETLVAQHLRAWIDYSEAEGKLFYWRTKSGLEVDFVMYGELGFCAIEVKHTTNVNQQDLKGLNEFKKDYPEAQCVLLYRGKEILRKGDVMCYPVDLFFKALIPNQAIEIR
- a CDS encoding ATPase yields the protein MLSKILETQKIILEDFQATPFFARDCFADFHLDNQITGLMGSRGIGKTTFLLHAAIQADALSGNAVYLSADSFHLSTGGLLALADQLYKETDCRMLCIDEIHKYPNWQQELKNIADTYRQFKILFTSSSMIDIVSSAYDLSRRVTLHHLYGLSFREYLAFYHDIHCPRITLDELLTSHISIANALKVPQLLKHFHHYFSFGYYPFFKIFTHNFGKTQAIENATQKTIYEDIATLHNLRTPTLLVIEKLFQYITHSLPGEMSVSKLASHLGKDFDSVSTYLDYLEKSGLIHCLYPMQSGKARLRNPLKMYPENSNLIYTSIRAEKDDAVIGKVRETFAINQLHNAGHAVFYSKVGDIQIKEAIFEIGGRNKTDKQIKGVYNAYVLADGILSGNKNIIPLFLLGLLG